In a genomic window of Anomalospiza imberbis isolate Cuckoo-Finch-1a 21T00152 chromosome 5, ASM3175350v1, whole genome shotgun sequence:
- the CDC42EP1 gene encoding cdc42 effector protein 1: MSLGKLPVLSWVSGSHGKRRLRSELTPDMISPPLGDFRHTMHVGRGGDVFGDTSFLSNHGGADTAKPNNFFARTLRHVRRSPLKRRGSGGQMGASPAPPAISPIIKNAVSLPQLNEGMYDGGSGGRGLTSKFSFKSASNSFSKTHQAYGLESGFCTIPRVPRLEKAQENTCPGEDELDRSDSLLSFRLDLGPSLMSELLQVMSFSETNGSEVGEDGPHLLCEEGTKDRVPPAVLASHEEDKAACSFWDHSRQSNLSGASSLPGLSVHANGEAHAIEGAGANSVWASGPGAKSRGSPWQGQWNDCTIEAGEFDRAAQVLARHYGGTSTPRSSEKGEGPRQARTKTPWESPSSSLWGSQVTRESRSPEASWNQGEEEEETKLSSLQESYSGARGGRSNSFEYADEEEEEDDEVKV, encoded by the exons ATGAGCCTGGGGAAGCTGCCAGTGCTCAGCTGGGTGTCAGGCTCCCACGGCAAGCGGCGGCTGAGGTCGGAGCTGACGCCGGACATGATCAGCCCTCCGCTGGGCGACTTCCGGCACACCATGCATGTGGGGCGCGGCGGGGACGTCTTCGGGGACACCTCTTTCCTTAGCAACCACGGCGGGGCTGACACGGCCAAACCCAACAACTTCTTCGCCCGGACGCTGCGGCACGTCCGCCGGAGCCCGCTGAAGAGACGGGGCAGTGGGGGCCAGATGGGGGCCTCGCCCGCCCCCCCGGCCATCTCACCCATCATCAAGAACGCCGTGTCGCTGCCACAGCTCAATGAGGGCATGTATGATGGAGGCAGCGGCGGCCGGGGCTTGACCAGCAAGTTCTCCTTCAAAAGTGCCTCCAACAGCTTCTCCAAAACACACCAGGCCTATG GGCTGGAGTCCGGATTTTGTACCATCCCCCGTGTCCCTCGTTTGGAAAAGGCCCAAGAGAACACCTGTCCTGGGGAAGATGAGCTGGATCGCTCCGACTCCCTCCTGTCCTTCCGCCTAGACCTGGGGCCCTCCCTGATGAGCGAGCTCCTCCAGGTGATGAGCTTCTCTGAAACCAATGGGAGCGAGGTGGGGGAGGATGGCCCACACCTCCTGTGTGAAGAGGGGACCAAGGACAGGGTCCCTCCAGCAGTGCTTGCATCCCACGAAGAGGACAAGGCAGCATGCAGCTTCTGGGACCACTCCAGGCAGAGCAACCTGTCAGGGGCCAGCTCACTGCCAGGTCTGTCGGTCCATGCCAACGGAGAGGCACATGCCATTGAAGGCGCTGGAGCGAACTCTGTCTGGGCTTCGGGGCCAGGGGCAAAGTCGAGAGGGTCCCCATGGCAAGGCCAATGGAACGACTGCACCATTGAGGCTGGAGAATTTGACCGAGCAGCCCAGGTCCTGGCCCGCCATTACGGTGGGACCAGCACCCCACGGAGCTCGGAGAAGGGCGAGGGTCCCCGGCAGGCCCGGACAAAGACCCCGTGGgagagccccagcagcagcttgtgGGGGTCACAAGTGACAAGGGAGAGCCGGTCCCCCGAGGCCAGCTGGAAccaaggagaggaggaggaggagaccaaGCTCTCCAGCCTGCAGGAAAGCTACAGTGGTGCCCGAGGGGGCCGCAGCAATTCCTTCGAATATGCcgatgaggaggaggaagaggacgATGAAGTCAAGGTGTGA
- the LGALS2 gene encoding galectin-2 isoform X2 translates to MPGNIEILNLNMKPGNTQKVKGKISADTVGFSINLGGSSRDLSFHFNPRFNESVIVCNSKCSDSWQMEHRDRHLPFFRGCTVKFFIEMLSDKFRVKLPDGHEVCFPNRHGYRNINYISMVAGLKIISFKLS, encoded by the exons ATGCCT GGAAATATTGAAATCTTAAACCTGAATATGAAGCCTGGCAACACCCAGAAGGTGAAGGGCAAAATATCTGCTGATACTGTTGG CTTCAGCATCAATCTTGGCGGCAGCTCAAGAGATCTGTCATTTCACTTCAATCCCCGCTTCAATGAGTCTGTCATCGTCTGTAATTCCAAGTGCTCCGATTCCTGGCAGATGGAACATCGTGACCGCCACCTCCCTTTCTTCAGGGGTTGCACTGTCAAG tTCTTCATTGAAATGCTGTCAGACAAATTCCGCGTGAAACTGCCGGATGGTCACGAAGTGTGCTTCCCCAACCGGCACGGCTACCGCAATATCAACTACATAAGCATGGTGGCAGGCTTAAAGATCATCTCCTTCAAACTGAGCTGA
- the LGALS2 gene encoding galectin-2 isoform X1: MNSMRPTIKKPKAQKDQWEAARSMEGNIEILNLNMKPGNTQKVKGKISADTVGFSINLGGSSRDLSFHFNPRFNESVIVCNSKCSDSWQMEHRDRHLPFFRGCTVKFFIEMLSDKFRVKLPDGHEVCFPNRHGYRNINYISMVAGLKIISFKLS; encoded by the exons atgaactcTATGAGACCCACCATCAAGAAGCCCAAGGCACAGAAGGACCAATGGGAGGCTGCTAGATCCATGGAG GGAAATATTGAAATCTTAAACCTGAATATGAAGCCTGGCAACACCCAGAAGGTGAAGGGCAAAATATCTGCTGATACTGTTGG CTTCAGCATCAATCTTGGCGGCAGCTCAAGAGATCTGTCATTTCACTTCAATCCCCGCTTCAATGAGTCTGTCATCGTCTGTAATTCCAAGTGCTCCGATTCCTGGCAGATGGAACATCGTGACCGCCACCTCCCTTTCTTCAGGGGTTGCACTGTCAAG tTCTTCATTGAAATGCTGTCAGACAAATTCCGCGTGAAACTGCCGGATGGTCACGAAGTGTGCTTCCCCAACCGGCACGGCTACCGCAATATCAACTACATAAGCATGGTGGCAGGCTTAAAGATCATCTCCTTCAAACTGAGCTGA